The region CAGACGAAGTCGTATCTGGAGGTTGGGGAGTGTGTTCGTGCCGTCCAGTTCGGGATCGACCACTCGCGCGACCCGGTGAACACCTTCAATATCGGGTCAGAAGACTGGATCGACGTCGTCGCCATCGCCGAGATCGTCGCTGAAGAGATGGGTCTCTCCGGTGTCCGGCACCGGTTCACCGGCGGCGCACGCGGTTGGGTCGGCGATGTACCGAAGATGCAACTCTCGGTCGAGAAACTCAAGAGTCTCGGCTGGCGGTGCGGGACCACCTCGGAAGAGAGCGTGCGCACGGCAGTCCGCGCCATGCTCAGATAGGGAAGTTAAAGAGGCTTTTGCCGGCGATAGCGGCAGGGGCGTTCGCCGGCAGCATCAGGCATTATCAGACTACTGAAAGGATTCACATGAAGTACGTCATCATTCTCGGAGACGGCATGGCGGACGAGCCGCTTGCCGAACTGGGGGGCAAGACGCCCCTTGAGTATGCGGATATACCGAACATGGACAAGATTGCACGGGATGGCCGGTGCGGGATGCTCCGAACCGTGCCGGACGGGTTTGAGCCGGGGAGCGATGTCGCAAACCTCTCCATCCTGGGCTACGACCCCCACACCGCCTATACCGGCAGGGGGCCGCTGGAGGCGGCCAGCATGGGAGTCACTCTCCGGGACGGGGAGGTCGCCTACCGGTGCAACCTCGTCGCGGTTCGGGACGGAGTGATGGAGGACTTCAACGCCGGGCACATCTCCAGCGCCGAGGGCGTCGAACTCCTCAAAGACCTGGATGCCGCGCTCGGGGATGTCAGGGTCTACCCGGGGGTCGGTTATCGGAACCTTATGGTCGTTCCCCGGGCGCTCGGTGCCGAGACCACAGCTCCCCACGACATCGTCGGCCGGTCCGTCGGAGACTACCTCCCGCGCGGCGGGGATGCCGAGGTCCTCCTCGACTGCATAGAGCGGTCCCGAGAGGTCTTTGCCGACCACCCGGTCAACCGGCGACGCCTGCAGGAGGGAAAGACCCCGGCAACCGAGGTCTGGCCGTGGAGCGGCGGTAAGAAGCCGTCGCTTGCACCCTTCCGCGAGAAGTACGGCCTTGCCGGCGGGGTGATCTCCGCAGTCGACCTCTTAAACGGCATCGCCCACCTCGCCGGGATGGAGGTTATCCGTGTCCCGGGCGCCACCGGGTTCCTGGACACCGACTATGAGGCGAAGGCCCGGTACGCGGTCGACGCCCTCGACCGTCTCGACTTCGTCTACATGCACGTCGAGGCTCCCGACGAGGCCGGGCACATGGGGAGCATAGAGGAGAAGGTACGGGCGATCGAGCGGCTCGACGAGGCTATCGGGCTCGTCCTCGACCGGCCGGAGACGACCGTCGCGGTCCTCCCCGACCACCCGACCCCGATACGGTGTAAGACCCATACAGCGGACCCGATACCGTTTGCGATACTCGGGAAGGGAAGAGACAGCGTCCAGGCGTTCTCCGAACGCGAGGCGGCGAAGGGGTCGTTCGGGCTCGTGCAGGCCCCGGATTTCCTCTCTTTGTTCTTCTCAAAGTAAGCCGGCGGGCAGAATACCCCGGCACCATCTTTTTGTAGTCTCCGTGTACACCACATCTATTCTGGTATGGAACCACTGACGGCAGAGAAGATCAGCGAGAAGATCCGGGAGATCGAGCAACGCGTCGGACGGCTCTCTCCGATGCAGAAGATCCTCATCGGGACCGACGGATCGGTAACGAACCTCCTTGAGATGGCGACCGGGCACCCAGTCGGCATCACCACCCTGGTGCAGGAGGTCGTCGCCGCCGACCCCACGACGGCGGCCGCACTTGAGATCGAACCGGGGGACGAGGTCAACTACCGTGTTGTGGAGTTAAGGGACAGCGTAACGGGTGAGGCGCTCATCTACGCGGTCTCCCGCACCCCGCTCAGGAGGCTTGCCCCCGAGTTCAGGCAGGACCTCATGCGGGCCGACATCCCCATCGGCAGGATCCTCTGCCGCCACCGGATAGAATCGCGCCGGGAGATCACCGACGCCCGCATCGTTCAGGCCGGGACGGACCTCGCCCGGACGTTCAACATCCACCGGTGCGAATCGATGCTCTCCCGGAAATACCGGATCATCCACCGCGAGGAGCCGCTGATCGCCATCGAGGAGGTCTTCCCCTGCACGGCGTTTGCGGACGATATCAGGGTGCTGGTCGACGCCCCGTCCCGGATCCATATCACCCTGCTCGATATGAACGGCAGATCGGGCAGGGTGGACGGCGGGGTCGGGGTCGCCCTCGACGAGCCCGGGTGCGTGCTGGACGCGCGGAAGAGCGAGAACATCGGCGTGCACGGCGGCGATGAGGTGGCCCGCCGCCGGGTTGCCGAGGCCGCCCGGGCGGTGATGGAGGGACTTTGCCTGCCGGGCGGTGCGGAGTTCACCCTGCATACAACTGCCCAGCGGCACGCCGGACTCGGGAGCGGGACGCAGGTTGCGCTTGCCGCGGCCGCAGCCCTCTGCCGGCTCTACGACCGGGATGTTCCGGTATACGACCTTGTGAGGGTCGTCGGCCGCGGCGGGACGTCCGGCATCGGTACGGCGGCGTTCGAGCAGGGCGGGTTCATTGTGGACGGCGGGCACCGGTTCGGCCCCTCGGGGGATAAGCAGGACTTCCGCCCCTCGGCGGCATCGCGGGGCATTGCGCCGCCGCCGGTTCTCGCACGGCACCGGTTCCCGGAGGACTGGCACATCCTGCTCGTTACGCCGGATATCGGAGCAGGGGCGCACGGCGGACGGGAGGTCGACATCTTCCGCACGCACTGCCCGGTGCCGCTCGAGGAGGTGCGGGAGCTCTGCCATGAGGTGCTCATGCGGATGATCCCGGGCTTGATCGAGCACGACCTCGACCTCTTCGGCTCGGCAATCAATAGGACACAAGCCCTCGGGTTCAAGAGGGTCGAGGTGGCCATGCAACACCCCGTCGTTCCCTCGCTCCTCGAGGCGACGGTGCAGGCCGGCGCCGCCGGGGCGGGCTTAAGTTCGTTCGGGCCGACGGTCTACGCTGTCGGGGATTCAGGTATGGAGGATGTGGCCCGGGCGGCGAAGGAGGTGCTCGGCGACCTCGGAGGGTCGGTGATTCTGACGAAAGCGAGAAACTGCGGGGCAAGCATGCGAGAAGAGTAAACAGCACTTATAACGGCTGCGGCATCAGCCCCCTGCTTCATCATAGATCAGTGGGGGTAACTCTCATCATCTGCCGCGTAGCGCTATGTATCGTTCGACGTGCAGGACGTTAATAGTTCGGCACTCTATCGTCCTTACCTCCGCCACCCAAGAGACTCTGCGGCCGGAAGTCCGTTGACGGGGCGGGTCTTCCGGATCTCTCTATATTCACTCTCAATTTAGGAACGGCGCCGTCAATCCGGGAAAAATATAAATAGACAGAGGCCCAGTGTGGAACTCAACGCATCAAGGGAGGGAAGGCAGTATTCTAGAATATCTACATGCGGAGGTAACCATAGCAGCCAGCCCGGCAGGGAACCTCCTCCGGACGAGCGAGCAGGACGGCCGGGGCATGACGTCCGAGAACGGACCCCAAAACAGGTCCCTCGCCGGCCGGAGTTGCAGCAGGAGGACGGAGTAAGTGTCGGTGCGGTTGCGGGCCGTCGGAGACGTGCTGCTCTGGACCAAAAACGGCAAAGGACCATTCGATCTGGTGCAGCACGAACTTCGGCAGAAAGATCTGCTCTTCGGGAACCTG is a window of Methanoculleus sp. 7T DNA encoding:
- a CDS encoding cofactor-independent phosphoglycerate mutase; the protein is MKYVIILGDGMADEPLAELGGKTPLEYADIPNMDKIARDGRCGMLRTVPDGFEPGSDVANLSILGYDPHTAYTGRGPLEAASMGVTLRDGEVAYRCNLVAVRDGVMEDFNAGHISSAEGVELLKDLDAALGDVRVYPGVGYRNLMVVPRALGAETTAPHDIVGRSVGDYLPRGGDAEVLLDCIERSREVFADHPVNRRRLQEGKTPATEVWPWSGGKKPSLAPFREKYGLAGGVISAVDLLNGIAHLAGMEVIRVPGATGFLDTDYEAKARYAVDALDRLDFVYMHVEAPDEAGHMGSIEEKVRAIERLDEAIGLVLDRPETTVAVLPDHPTPIRCKTHTADPIPFAILGKGRDSVQAFSEREAAKGSFGLVQAPDFLSLFFSK
- a CDS encoding beta-ribofuranosylaminobenzene 5'-phosphate synthase, producing MEPLTAEKISEKIREIEQRVGRLSPMQKILIGTDGSVTNLLEMATGHPVGITTLVQEVVAADPTTAAALEIEPGDEVNYRVVELRDSVTGEALIYAVSRTPLRRLAPEFRQDLMRADIPIGRILCRHRIESRREITDARIVQAGTDLARTFNIHRCESMLSRKYRIIHREEPLIAIEEVFPCTAFADDIRVLVDAPSRIHITLLDMNGRSGRVDGGVGVALDEPGCVLDARKSENIGVHGGDEVARRRVAEAARAVMEGLCLPGGAEFTLHTTAQRHAGLGSGTQVALAAAAALCRLYDRDVPVYDLVRVVGRGGTSGIGTAAFEQGGFIVDGGHRFGPSGDKQDFRPSAASRGIAPPPVLARHRFPEDWHILLVTPDIGAGAHGGREVDIFRTHCPVPLEEVRELCHEVLMRMIPGLIEHDLDLFGSAINRTQALGFKRVEVAMQHPVVPSLLEATVQAGAAGAGLSSFGPTVYAVGDSGMEDVARAAKEVLGDLGGSVILTKARNCGASMREE